The Nitrospirota bacterium genome contains the following window.
GTCGGGTATCGCCGTGTTCGCGAAGGGCCCCAAACCCTCTTTGCGGTTGGAGCCGTTGGTCGACGCCTGGTGTCCGGCCATTGTGTTGGATTTCCCCGAGGCGCCCGGGCCGTCGCCCCTGGCGCTCATTGCCACCCATCTGAGGAGTCCGATGACGCCGCGCGACGCGGTGGCTCGGAATCGGCAGCTCAGGGCATTGGTCCAGCGCGTCGCGGCCGAACCCGCGCTCCAGAAAATCGTGGTGGGTGATCTCAACATCACGCGCTGGTCGCCGCTCTTCGCCCAACTCACCACGATCGCGGGCGTGCGGGACGGGCAGGAGGGGTTCGGTCTGGGCGGGAGTTGGCCCAGTCCCTTCGGGAGATGGCTGGGTATTCCGATCGATCAGACGCTCGTGTCTGCGGGCATCCGCGTGGTTCGCCGAAGCGTGGGACCCAACCTGGGATCGGATCACCTGCCGGTGACGACGACCATTGAGTTTTCGCAGGGGATGGGCGCGCGCGCCGACGACCGCGACTTCTCCGGGTGAGGCTGTTCATAAGGGGCCGTCTGCGGCGTTGCCGCTGCGCGTCCGCTGCTCACGTACGACCCAGTACGCTGCGCTGCGGGCGCTCGCGGCGCCTTGCATCCGGCCCGCTTCTGAACAGCCTCCGCAGTGCGGACGAAGTTCGTCCACGCTGCGGTATAACCAGTTGCGTCAGTCCGGGAGCAGGCGGGGCAGGTGCGATCCCAGGTCGGGGAGGCGAGGGACCACGAGGTCGGCGCCGGCCTCGGTCAACTCGTCGGCTTCATGGGCGCCCCAACCCACGCCGATCGCGCGGATCCCGGCCGCGCGGGCCATTTCCACGTCGAAGGTGGTGTCGCCCACCATCACGGCGCGATCGGCTGAGAGCCCCAACTCGTCCAGGATCTGCAACAGCATCTCGGGGTGAGGTTTGGGACGGCACACGTCCCCGGTTCTGATCGTCGCGAAATAGTCGCCCAATTGGTGTTCGGCGATGACCCGTAACGCGCCGGCG
Protein-coding sequences here:
- a CDS encoding endonuclease/exonuclease/phosphatase family protein yields the protein MTRLATKMGPAGWAVAALALAAIGLPLIGRLAWLAELSSHFVAQYAAAAAILALGLALKNRPWLAAVALAICLVQLARLAPLWTHPDPPTLAIAPERLTITQLNVNIRHQDPRRVVEWVIAEDPDIAVLIEVNRAWSASLTALRERYPHMLVGMPPDGSGIAVFAKGPKPSLRLEPLVDAWCPAIVLDFPEAPGPSPLALIATHLRSPMTPRDAVARNRQLRALVQRVAAEPALQKIVVGDLNITRWSPLFAQLTTIAGVRDGQEGFGLGGSWPSPFGRWLGIPIDQTLVSAGIRVVRRSVGPNLGSDHLPVTTTIEFSQGMGARADDRDFSG